The following coding sequences lie in one Silene latifolia isolate original U9 population chromosome 5, ASM4854445v1, whole genome shotgun sequence genomic window:
- the LOC141655665 gene encoding wall-associated receptor kinase-like 4 — translation MGQTQTKKYSLAQKLDSREEYFIENGCIFIEKQIALSRGQNPGSTQLKILSVGEIEKATNNYDPKLVLGSIQSTVFKGVIDDQVVVVKVPIDFHLNRHLIDIYLTEAATAMVMNHENLVKIYGGCLETCIPIMVYEYLCWTFSPN, via the coding sequence atgggtcaaacacaaacaaagaaGTATAGCTTAGCTCAAAAATTGGACTCCAGGGAGGAGTATTTCATTGAAAATGGATGCATTTTCATTGAAAAACAGATTGCTCTTAGCAGAGGCCAAAACCCAGGATCGACGCAGCTGAAAATACTGTCAGTCGGTGAAATCGAGAAGGCTACAAACAACTACGATCCCAAATTAGTTCTCGGTAGCATACAATCCACTGTGTTTAAAGGAGTCATAGATGATCAAGTTGTAGTTGTCAAAGTTCCTATAGATTTTCACCTGAATCGTCACCTCATTGACATTTACTTAACCGAAGCAGCGACAGCAATGGTCATGAATCATGAAAATTTAGTTAAGATCTATGGTGGTTGTCTTGAAACTTGTATTCCGATAATGGTGTACGAGTACTtgtgttggacctttagtcctaattaa
- the LOC141655666 gene encoding wall-associated receptor kinase-like 2: protein MGQTQTKKKFDSKEEYFILNGNIFLEKQLGLSRGQNTGSRQLKTLSISEIDKAINNYDPSLVLDSSESTVYKGVIENQVVAVKVPTDFQLNSDFIDLYLTEAATAMVMNHENLIKVYGCCLETYIPIMVYEYFPNGSLFNLLHVNNNRIKWCDRLRVATDTAYALSYMHTALSRPIVHRNVQSFIILLDQSFRAKLSNFGYSVTLTPGETTQRWPVLGTPGYIDPEYVETKKVTEKCDVYSFGVLLLELLTGKQPIVMALHETDLVDVFVSAVENNCMAEMIDSGVLEEVKDDLIQQVARLALTCVAKKGEERPNMISIVQQLWKMQDQDYNTEARNA, encoded by the coding sequence atgggtcaaacacaaacaaagaaAAAGTTTGATTCCAAGGAAGAGTATTTCATCCTGAATGGAAACATTTTCTTAGAAAAACAACTTGGTCTTAGCCGAGGGCAAAACACCGGATCAAGGCAGCTGAAAACACTGTCAATCAGCGAAATCGACAAGGCTATAAACAACTATGATCCAAGTCTTGTTCTTGATAGTAGTGAATCCACTGTCTATAAAGGAGTTATAGAGAACCAAGTTGTGGCTGTCAAAGTCCCTACAGATTTTCAGCTAAATTCAGATTTCATTGATCTCTACTTGACAGAAGCCGCGACAGCAATGGTCATGAATCATGAAAACTTGATTAAGGTCTATGGTTGTTGCCTCGAAACTTATATTCCAATAATGGTGTACGAGTACTTTCCAAATGGAAGCCTCTTTAACCTTCTACATGTGAATAACAATCGTATAAAATGGTGTGATCGGTTAAGGGTCGCAACTGACACTGCGTATGCTCTATCTTATATGCATACTGCCCTGTCTAGGCCGATAGTACATAGGAATGTTCAATCTTTCATCATACTTCTCGATCAGTCATTTCGTGCAAAGTTATCCAATTTTGGGTACTCCGTGACTCTCACTCCAGGGGAGACGACTCAAAGATGGCCTGTTCTAGGAACTCCCGGGTATATAGATCCTGAGTATGTCGAAACTAAGAAGGTGACAGAGAAATGTGATGTGTACAGTTTTGGGGTGTTGTTGCTGGAGCTATTAACAGGAAAGCAGCCTATTGTGATGGCTTTGCATGAGACGGATTTAGTTGATGTCTTCGTCTCAGCTGTGGAAAATAATTGCATGGCGGAGATGATTGACAGTGGAGTGTTGGAAGAAGTAAAAGACGATCTGATTCAACAGGTTGCTCGGCTTGCATTGACATGTGTAGCAAAGAAAGGGGAGGAACGACCGAATATGATAAGCATTGTTCAACAGCTCTGGAAGATGCAAGATCAGGATTATAACACTGAGGCAAGAAATGCATAA
- the LOC141655668 gene encoding uncharacterized protein LOC141655668, producing MQNGKLFKLFGVQEATSQFVMTNSEVVNPPNPSNPSYSVVHIENPGHSISTVTFNGNNYDDWSRSFYLALMAKGKLGYINGAIKKPSATDDSYQNWESTNALVTLWIFNTIATSVRQQISLRPEAKQVWEDIKNRFCQTNETRVYQLQAELLACRQGPTESLMDYYGRMATIWDAIIEHDPLPKCSCNPCSCDWLNLITSRREKRRVRDFLMGLDSRFSNARSQIIGITPLPQLDVVYNRLLQDEGVRNLSQPKSDTAPDTMAFAARITNAPVVSGRGRDSQTHPRPSSGSSNNSNHLSKATFVPDVQGRATWDRLRKQGKAGGHPPRAHMAAGNSGQTTFGSTGGSSSGPPLSTMDRLDFNSMSPQQLDEITKLWRAHQSAPASDTLHGNISHFPWIIDTGASHHMSGSLSQFSNIRTISPLSVGLPNGDLTIATKSGDICFSSRLILRNDRSSKRVIGAGEQREGLYYLQGLHDGKATVHTSKTDSNAISVE from the exons ATGCAAAATGGTAAATTGTTTAAGCTTTTCGGTGTTCAAGAAG CAACCAGTCAATTCGTTATGACTAATTCAGAAGTCGTTAATCCACCCAATCCATCCAATCCCTCATATTCGGTTGTTCACATCGAAAATCCGGGTCATTCAATTTCTACCGTCACTTTTAATGGTAATAACTATGATGATTGGTCAAGATCGTTTTACCTCGCTCTAATGGCTAAAGGTAAACTTGGCTATATCAACGGTGCCATCAAGAAACCGTCTGCTACAGACGATTCCTACCAAAATTGGGAATCCACAAATGCTCTAGTCACTTTATGGATCTTTAATACGATTGCAACCTCGGTACGCCAGCAGATTTCGCTTCGACCAGAGGCCAAACAGGTATGGGAGGACATCAAGAATAGGTTCTGCCAAACCAATGAAACTCGAGTGTATCAACTTCAGGCGGAATTGCTGGCCTGTCGACAGGGCCCGACAGAAAGTTTAATGGATTACTACGGGAGGATGGCGACAATCTGGGACGCAATAATAGAGCATGATCCGCTTCCCAAGTGTTCATGCAACCCGTGCTCTTGTGACTGGCTGAATCTGATTACTTCCCGGCGAGAAAAAAGGCGGGTACGCGATTTTTTAATGGGTCTTGATTCTCGTTTTTCTAATGCCCGATCTCAAATAATTGGTATTACTCCTCTTCCTCAATTAGATGTTGTTTATAACAGACTACTACAGGATGAAGGTGTGAGAaacttatctcaacccaaatccgACACCGCACCCGACACAATGGCATTTGCCGCCCGTATTACTAATGCACCTGTCGTTTCAGGGAGGGGTCGTGATTCTCAAACCCATCCACGACCTTCCTCTGGTTCATCCAATAATTCGAACC ATTTAAGCAAGGCCACTTTTGTACCGGATGTACAAGGCCGTGCTACTTGGGATCGTCTTCGAAAACAGGGGAAGGCAGGAGGTCATCCTCCACGAGCACACATGGCGGCAGGAAATTCCGGCCAAACCACTTTTGGCAGCACTGGTGGGTCCTCCTCCGGCCCGCCTCTATCAACCATGGACAGATTGGACTTCAATTCCATGAGCCCACAACAATTGGATGAGATAACGAAACTATGGCGTGCTCATCAATCCGCTCCTGCATCCGACACTCTTCACGGTAATATTTCTCATTTTCCTTGGATTATTGACACAGGAGCGTCACACCACATGTCAGGTTCTCTATCTCAATTTTCCAATATTCGTACCATTTCTCCGTTATCGGTTGGATTGCCTAACGGTGATCTCACTATTGCTACTAAAAGTGGCGATATTTGTTTTTCTTCTCGTCTAATTTTACGTAAC GACCGTTCCTCGAAGAGAGTGATTGGTGCGGGTGAGCAACGCGAGGGACTTTATTATCTTCAAGGTCTCCATGACGGGAAGGCCACGGTCCATACG AGCAAAACAGACTCGAACGCCATTTCCGTTGAGTAA